The stretch of DNA CTCTAGCATGGACTAGACTTCATCAGGGACTTCAGTACTAGTGTGCTGCTTTTTATTCTTCAaccctccccctccccccccccccccccccNNNNNNNNNNNNNNNNNNNNNNNNNNNNNNNNNNNNNNNNNNNNNNNNNNNNNNNNNNNNNNNNNNNNNNNNNNNNNNNNNNNNNNNNNNNNNNNNNNNNNNNNNNNNNNNNNNNNNNNNNNNNNNNNNNNNNNNNNNNNNNNNNNNNNNNNNNNNNNNNNNNNNNNNNNNNNNNNNNNNNNNNNNNNNNNNNNNNNNNNNNNNNNNNNNNNNNNNNNNNNNNNNNNNNNNNNNNNNNNNNNNNNNNNNNNNNNNNNNNNNNNNNNNNNNNNNNNNNNNNNNNNNNNNNNNNNNNNNNNNNNNNNNNNNNNNNNNNNNNNNNNNNNNNNNNNNNNNNNNNNNNNNNNNNNNNNNNNNNNNNNNNNNNNNNNNNNNNNNNNNNNNNNNNNNNNNNNNNNNNNNNNNNNNNNNNNNNNNNNNNNNNNNNNNNNNNNNNNNNNNNNNNNNNNNNNNNNNNNNNNNNNNNNNNNNNNNNNNNNNNNNNNNNNNNNNNNNNNNNNNNNNNNNNNNNNNNNNNNNNNNNNNNNNNNNNNNNNNNNNNNNNNNNNNNNNNNNNNNNNNNNNNNNNNNNNNNNNNNNNNNNNNNNNNNNNNNNNNNNNNNNNNNNNNNNNNNNNNNNNNNNNNNNNNNNNNNNNNNNNNNNNNNNNNNNNNNNNNNNNNNNNNNNNNNNNNNNNNNNNNNNNNNNNNNNNNNNNNNNNNNNNNNNNNNNNNNNNNNNNNNNNNNNNNNNNNNNNNNNNNNNNNNNNNNNNNNNNNNNNNNNNNNNNNNNNNNNNNNNNNNNNNNNNNNNNNNNNNNNNNNNNNNNNNNNNNNNNNNNNNNNNNNNNNNNNNNNNNNNNNNNNNNNNNNNNNNNNNNNNNNNNNNNNNNNNNNNNNNNNNNNNNNNNNNNNNNNNNNNNNNNNNNNNNNNNNNNNNNNNNNNNNNNNNNNNNNNNNNNNNNNNNNNNNNNNNNNNNNNNNNNNNNNNNNNNNNNNNNNNNNNNNNNNNNNNNNNNNNNNNNNNNNNNNNNNNNNNNNNNNNNNNNNNNNNNNNNNNNNNNNNNNNNNNNNNNNNNNNNNNNNNNNNNNNNNNNNNNNNNNNNNNNNNNNNNNNNNNNNNNNNNNNNNNNNNNNNNNNNNNNNNNNNNNNNNNNNNNNNNNNNNNNNNNNNNNNNNNNNNNNNNNNNNNNNNNNNNNNNNNNNNNNNNNNNNNNNNNNNNNNNNNNNNNNNNNNNNNNNNNNNNNNNNNNNcccccccccccccccccccccccgcgcGTAAGCTAGAGAGTACATATCTTACAGTCTCAGCTTAGAGATAAAGCTATTGTATTGTGGCAAAGGAAGTGACTTTGTAAAACCACCAGCAGTTTCATTAGGAGAGGTGATATACATGAGCTTGATCAACCCTTTCTACACCTTTTCACACACAATATGACAATCGATCTCGATGTGTTTTGTCATTTCATGAAACAAAAAATTTTCTCCAATAGCTATGGGAGAGTTGTTAtcacaaaaaaaatgttgtggGCTTGGATTAAGCTAATCCAAGATCACTTAACAAAAACCATAGCCATTGAACTTCACATACACTTACTACTAAGGCATTGTACTCAGCTTCAGATGAGGACCTTAAGATTGTTGGCTGCTTCTTGGACTTCCAAGAGATCAATGAATTCCCAAGGAATATACAATAACCAAATATGGACCTCCTCGTTTCTAGACACGCTGCCCAATCTGAACCAGTGAAGGCTTACGAGTAGGTGCTAGAGTCTGCTGAATAGAAAATGCCATTTCCAGGAATTCATTTCAAGTATCGTAACACCCTGTGTGTAGCCATTAGGTGTTTGTCATTCGATCTATCAATAAACCGGCTTAATTGTTGTATTGCATAGGCTATGTTAGGCCTTGTAGTTTTTAGATAAAGAAGTCTGCCCACAAGCCTCCTATACACCCCCGATATTTGCAAGAGGAGTTCCATGATCATGCATTAGTTTCTATCTTGGGACTATGGGACTTACTATAGGTTTACTTTCCAAGAAACCATCTTCTTTCAAAATATCAAGTGTATACTTCCTTTGGCAAAGGTTTAGACCAACTGAAGTCCTGGTTATTTCAATACCCAAGAAATAGCTGAGATCCCCTAAAtcctttattttaaaagtggggTATAAGAAtccatttagttcatcaagagaGCTCATGACATTACTAGTAATGATAATGTTATCTACATAAACCAAAATAGCTATAAAGGTATAAGATGAATGCTTGAAAAATAGTGAGGGATTATACTTAAGCCTGAGTGAAACCATTGGTTACTAATGGTAATGTAAGCTTTGCATTCCATTGTCTACTAGCTTGCTTAAGCCCATAGAGGCACCTAGTCAATCTGCACACTTGATTGGGTTTTTCTCTTTGAAAACCAAGAGGCAATACTATTAGGAACAtttgtatttagattttgaGGATACCAACAGATTAAGAATTTTAGTCTCCagcttattttattttctagactTAGGATATGTACTCTTTGTTTCGAATAGTCTGAATAACTAATCTGAATGGTTACGATTTAGATAGTTAAATCAACCAGAACAATAATCGAATGATTATATCTCGGATAAACAAGAAGAAACTTCGAAAGATAAAAGATCAGAAGAGACGAAGATTTCATGTCTACAAGACTGAAAGTTACAAAGGACGAATGGTGGAAGGGCCTACCTTTCGAAGTATAGAGAGGAACAAATGGTAAAGTCAACCATTCATAACCGGAAGACTTCAAAAAGTGTTAAGGTTCATGTTTTTTAAGACAACCCAACATGTGGTTCCTTAAAGATGATGTGCCATGTTTTTTAGATTCACAGGCAAACATCTTTTTGCAGTAAAGGCACCTGCCCTTAAGTACTTTCCCCTCAAAATCTAGGATCTTTTCAAAGTGATCCCAAACTTTGGACCTAGACTCAATTTCCTTCCTCTTCTTAGCAGCAGGAACAACAAGAGTAACCATAGGTTGTTGAGTATTTGTCTTAATGCCTTGGGGTTGAACTCCTTGTTCATCTACTGTTGAGGTTGGAAGAGGTCCAGACccacttatattttgattgcTCAAAATCAATTTGGAAGAGGTCCAAATGGCAGAAATCAGTGGCGGGATGGCTCAAAATCAATGTGGACGATGCACTGGAAACACAAAGAGGCTGGACGGCCATCGACTAGATCATTAGGGacgaaaatgacatttttttgaAAGCACAATCCGCTCCTCTCCTCGGGACCTTCTTGCCAACTGAAGCCGAAGCAATGGGACTTAGAGAAGTCTTAAGCTGGCTCAAAAACCAAAATCTTTCCCATTTTCCGATCGAAATTGATGCTCTTATGGTCGTTCAAGGGTTAAATTCTAGATCTTTTGATTCATCGTTTTATTTATcgttttatttacttttatttgaCATTAAAGACTTATTACGTATTTTTCCACATGCGTGTATCTTGTTTGTTAAACGGTCAGCGAACATGACCGCTCATATGTTAGCTAGAAAGGCATTTTCTATGTCTGATGATATGAAATGGGTTGAtcactcttttcttttctttgtaatATTTTATCTTCGGACCTGAGTTGAATGAATCCttagtttattttcaaaaaattcttCAACATGCGTGGATGGATGGGGCTATCGGAGTAGGTGGCTTTGTACTTTTGTGCAGCATGTTTGAGTAAGGTTAAAATGGGAAAATCATGCATCTTTTAACTGTTTTCTTAAAATGCGTGTAAAAGGAAAAGTGGACAAACATTATAGGACAGGAGTGCGTGcaccaaatttttattttaattttcatcaaCCTCTCCCAATAATGCacaataattatttcctaatttatccagCCAGCACATAATTGACGGAGTAGACTAATGCAAATCAAAGAGACTGTGAGCTTCGGATGATATTGCGCTAGGTGATTTTAGAAACTCTCTCCAAGGAATCTGCTGGAGCTTAATGCGTTCACACTTGCACTCTCAGTCTCGGGGCTCGATTGCATTTTCCATAGGTGGGACCTCCTTCCATCCATACCTGCCTCGCGATCATTCGGATCCAACGGCTGAGATCAAAACACTAGAAGTTTCTCTCCCCTCacgcttttatttatttatccgCCCATTGTTTAGCTCCTTTCCTCGCTTTGTGCTTGTGGTCTGCTCGTGCCGTCgttgcctctctctctctctctctcaattaTCTGCTTGCAAAAAACTATACCAAAGGTTCGACTCTTCATCACTTCATTGCAGCTTTGATTCTTCTTCTTTGGTTTTATTCGTTTCATTATCGTATTTTGGCGGTTTTctgtttaaaaaaatcaaacctGCTTTGTGTGTAGCATTACTCTTTCAATAATTTGCTACTGATACTGAGCGTATTATGAATGCAAACTGTTTTGATGTGTTAGTTTTCACTTTGTAGCTGTTTACTAGTTTCATGACTTTGATCATCgcattttttgttttgctttaataaaatgataagtaCTACACAGAGAGTATATTTTCGGTAATTTATGTGGTTGATCCGATCTTATGTACttgtgaattttatttttatttgcacGTCTATTTGGTTTTTTTCATTTATCTTGTCTGTTTGCTCATGTCGGACACTTTAGGCTTTCGATCATTGTTGTGTGTAGCTATAGAAACCTATTTATGTATAGTGATTGTGTATATGTGCTTGTATAAAAGTCTAGTGTGAACTCTTGTGATTTCATTAGCTGTAAACAGCAATGctgaatattcattttcaccgaGTGTTGGATCAATTGTCtcttttattatgaatttattatgatatttttgttAGTTTGATTCCAATTTCATGATATTATTTCTGCTAGTTGGTTTGGAATTTATGATATTGGTTGTTAGTTTGATTCGAATTTATGATAGCTTTTCTGTTACTTTGATGTTAACCGCAGATGTCTGTATCTTGGTGTAGTCATCATTTACTTGTCACTTTGTATGTATAGTGGATGGTGTTTTAGGTGCAAATGCAGATATAAATGTGTATGAATGTAATGCTGGATTTGAGGTTAATCTCTGTATATGTGATGCAGAATAGTTGCAATGGGCAAGTGCTATCCCACTGTTAGTGAGGAGTACCAGAAGGCTATTGACAAATTGAGGAGAAAGCTTAGAGGATTCATTGCTGAGAAGAACTGTGCTCCTCTCATGCTTCGTCTTGCGTAAATATCTTTTCACCTTCTCTGAGTCTCTCGTCATTTGTGTGAATTCTGTATTCTTTTTGTACATTATTGCAGTCAGTTGATATTCTTGAATTAAATAGATTGGTGGTTATGTGAATTTGGCTTGATTTTCATTGCAGATGGCACTCTGCTGGAACTTATGATGTCTCGACCAAGACTGGAGGTCCATTCGGAACCATGAGGCTCAAGGCTGAGCAAGCTCATGGTGCCAATAATGGTCTTGACATTGCAGTGAGGTTGTTGGAGCCATTCAAGGAGCAATTCCCTATTGTCTCTTATGCAGATCTGTATCAGGTACAGCATTACCTTTGTACTGCTTGGAGTTTGGAGTGTCTGGATTTTTAGTTACAGTGCTTTTCTTGTTCTAAGAGTTTTATGCTAATTTGGACTATTACCATGCTTGTAGCTTGCTGGTGTTGTCGCTGTTGAAGTCACTGGAGGACCTGAAGTTCCTTTCCATCCTGGGAGAGAGGTATTGTTGTGCTAGTGTTATGATTATCGTTGCTAAAGTTCGTTTTCAATTAACACTTGCCTCGTTAGTTTTTGATCTTTGTAACTTTGTGTTTGTTCATATCAGGATAAGACAGAGCCCCCAGTTGAAGGTCGTCTACCTGATGCCACACAGGGTTAGTCATTTTCTGTGTTGGATTgattattaatttgttcatgGCCATGGGAGTTGGTAAATTTTCTCTCAAGTTGATTTGCTTGCAAGTTAATGATGTGTCCCTGATTATTTATTGCATGTTAAAATCTTTGAATTAGGAAATGATCACCTAAGAGATGTGTTTGTCAAACACATGGGGCTCTCTGATAAGGATATCGTTGCTCTCTCTGGTGGCCATACCTTGGTACTTCTATATTATGGCGTTGTTTTGCATTTGTCTCTTCCCTCTTTGTTATCTAGTTAGCTGGTATTGTTCTAAAGTTGTTTGACATTTGGTTCCTAATTGGCTTCAGGGAAGGTGCCACAAGGAGCGCTCTGGATTTGAAGGTGCTTGGACTACCAACCCGCTCATCTTCGACAACTCTTACTTCAAGTATGAAGACTAGTATAACTTGCCattctcttaaaaaaaatatccatgtTTTTTGTGGCTATCATAAGatttatttgttcatttatcTTGTAATCAGAGAGCTTCTGAGTGGTGAGAAAGAAGGGCTTATACAATTGCCCACTGACAAGGCTCTTCTTGAAGATCCTGTTTTCCGCCCACTAGTTGAAAAATATGCTGCGGTATGTGTGTTCCTTGGTTCcggtccccccccccccccctctagatgGATTGTGATTTGCATTGAAAACAGCTGCTGTATAACTAACTGAATCACTAATATTATTTCAGGATGAAGATGCCTTCTTCTCTGATTATGCAGAGGCTCATTTGAAGCTTTCTGAACTTGGGTAAGGATCTCTGCTTTTTGCGATGGCTTATTTGTTTCAGGACACGAAGTTGCTTCATTGCAAGTCTTTTAATCGTATTTTGGTGATGATGCAGATTTGCAGAAGCATAAGCTGTTGAACAAGGAAGACGGAAGTGGCTGGGACAATTATGTTTTTGCataaattttagaattatacTTGTTTTCAACCTTTTGTATGCTCTGAACCTGGAtgcgaaaatcattttccagtaAAATAAATTTCTATTCTGCTTTTGAACAGATTCTTGTGTTTCTCGTGTTTGTGTTCACGTTTCTGCGTTTTGTCAACTTGCGGTTCACAAGTAACCCGCATCACCAAGTCTTAACGCAGGACTAGAACATTCAAACCCTATTAGGAAACATTGAATTGAATGAGAATAGTTCAAATCAGTCTGTATTAGCATGCAAATATTCTCTTCAGATTTGAGAGTAGTTCagaattaaaaattagaaattatttatgACTTTCCAAGTGGAAAGTTAGATGTTCATTCTTTTGGGATGGATTCACTTTCCACCCAAATGAAGACAAGTGATTATACTCAAacctacttttatttttaaaaaaaattataatgaacACCTGATTACCTGAATAACTCTGTctaagtaaattattaaaaaagtgATCCATTTATCATCATACCAAATGCACTCAAAGAATataagtaaattattaaaaaagtgATCCATTTATCATCATACCAAATGCACTCAAAGAATATTATATAcaaacaataaatttttttgaaaccattggacatattatactttttaactaaaatataatatattttatatgaactcataaaatatattatattttaattaattaaaaaatattaaacatctCATATGAGAGACGATTTTATATAGACTTATTCATatgcaaatataattaatttcaagGATAGTCCATTAACTattactttgtaatatttatcaaCTTTTatcattgacttttaatttgaccataattgatcccttgactattgattttgtttcataTTTAGTCTTCCCATTAGAAATTCGTTTAATCAGCCTTAGATTTAAggataaaatgtaaaaaattagcTAATGGGATCACCTCtacatatttacatatttaagaGCGTTGAAACAAAGAATATAATCTCCTCAAATTTGGGTAGAGACTTATCATTTATCAATAGTCAAGTCCTCAAAGTTGGGTAGAGACTTATCAATAGTATAGTTCAAATTAACTTGTACATAACATGTTCTTCGTGCTCCCATTAATGATGAACCTAGTGTATGaagttcatgaacacaatttgttcatCTTATTAACAAACCAATTTTTATAACTTTACTCTAAATTTAAGAGttactaaataaatatttaactgAAAGACtgaatttaaaacaaaatcaataattaagtgATCAAAGAATtttcaatagtactcaaaaaagtcaataatcttgtggtctagtggcacctggttgcaGCCTCatgtggaagggggtgggttcaaGTCTTAGTGAAGGTGTTGCTGTCtcgttgtgtttcagtaggttctcatgagattttttttttttgcttagttATCACACGATGACACCTCTAATAGGGAAAATGCTAATTGCTtagtaggattttttttttgcttagttTTTTTTAGGGTCAAATGTTTagtaagataataataatactacgtagtagtagtagtaataataataataataataataatagaaaataaaaaatatacatagCATCCTAATCAGCACAAACTTGTTAGCCTACTAAAAATGCtaattgttcttcttttttttttttttttttttttcaggttcaaggatgaatttggagcttattcgagtTTAGTAGTTTAATTGATATCCTCAAATagttcaatggtctatttgTACCTCTTCTCTATGACTTATATAGtaaatactagtttttcttataggcgatgcgcaaaaaataggtgctcaatgttaatattttatattaaaaatttaaatttatttagattttaaatatttaaattattgtaaataataataataataatgtaaaatatttttataaaatttatatttatattttagaaaataactaacacataactctaatatataatgtgtatatattattattattaaagaaaataagaaaatatatagtggatgcatgtgcatggtaacaatagtggaaaaaataacggaagttataacggtaggggtatgtttgtctaatatattgtaaagtacaacttttatagcataatgtacaacaaaacttaacggaaaaaacggacataaatgaagggtataacattcattcacacttattatgtttttagaaattttACTCACTCTATctttatggcaaattattgtgtgtaccatgatccacataactgtgtgaacaatgaatgcaatatacatttttaatatactaaaaatgcattatttgtgtaatgaatatatattatttgattatatatatatataggtagggttccaatgagatcacttgtttaggtaagattgtgagatcagatcttgtgcattcatgtaatatttttttaatggtctagattgatttacaCACACtacgttcgcacacatttaatcacccatcacacacacttcaacttgaaatcttaatcaatctataccattaaaatattttgagatcaaatcttgtacatcaatctaaaaaatttgaATGGTCTAGATTGTTAGACACAccactccgttcgcacacatttaatccccgttcgcacacatttaatcaccgttcgcacacatttaatcaccgttcgcacacactttaacttagaatcttaaatcaatctagaccattaaattattacatggatgcacaagatctgatctcacgatcttatttaaacaagtgatctcatatgatcctaactatatatatatatatatatatatatatatatatatatatataattatgtacttccaaataatgtactttttatatatGGTTCACATAAATTTGTAGAACATAGTCATAGAATAATGATTACTATAGTATTATACCCATccaatttactaattttttagccaattcaatttttcttttttccattattttctttaatattttcttgtaatttttaaattcaattttttatacttaatagtAACTTTGATatatcttttaaatatataaagtttatgcactaatattaaaatataaaattataaataattttaattagttctTGTTAATCAAACCTCACACATTTTTTTCACCTAGGCAAAGACTCTTATGAGACCGTCTCAATTAAGGATCCTCATCTGTGAGACAAGTTAGGttcttcataagtattacactttccttcaattcataaataattttttaacccttgaataatatattttgatttaaaagcaACAATTAGTttatcttgattagtattacacattttctcataaataacaattaattaatttatctctgattaatattacaataatttttctcataaataattCTTCAActcttaaatattacattttgatttaaagaAATAAGAAGTACGGAATACATTTTTCTCTAAAAATATGAGACTTTCCTTCATAAATAACTTTCAATTTATCtctaattaatatttcactttcatattataagtattacatatttCATATAAACACAAACTGTTTCACAGATAATGATCCATGAAATAGTCTTGTATGAAATAGTCTTAACTTACAAGAGAGTCACCCACAAACTTACTCATACAGTACTCAGTTAACACTAACATCGCCATTAACAAGTTCTCTACTCCTTGTTTAAGAGACTTTAGTTGAAGAGTTTGTGGCAGACATTTGAGTAagctaaatataattactttttaaacATAAAAGTGATAAAACAAAGGGGAGATCAGAATGTCTGTATATTATACAAGTATAGACtgcaagtaaaacaagggattgGCATCTTTGTCACGGCACCAATTCATGGGTGTCCATCATCATATCATCCAACCAATCATTCTTAACATCGCTATCTATCTATTTATCTATagcttttctcttctttttttttttcttttcttttcttttggggGGTGAATCTATCTTTAGGTTTTGTCACGTCCAGAAAGTGAAATGTAGCAAAATGGCCGTGATTTCTGTGGTCCAACTTGTGCCTCTTGCCCTCTAGCGGCGGCAGCCTTCCCCTTTCCAGAACAATCgcacttataatattattacacaTAGTGatgttacattttttaaaaacaaatttaatttgtaatattcgtctattattattttaatttttgaagtaTTTTTTGTTTAACTAGTAGTGTGAATTGAGCTACTTTTGCacagaaatatataatttggtGTTGAGTCTCGAAGTTAAATTGACTCGATATATATTTTTAGGGACTTGAAAGTAAGATCATAGAGTTTAGGATATAATCCGGTAAAGTCGagaaacacacacatatataatgtataatacttttaagggaaaatggcatctttagtccctgagttataggggtagtgtagactcagtccctgagttatgggtgtatgcgagtttagtccctcagttattcgcgaagtggcgagtttagtccctggccattaaatttgacgaaaaaattaaaaaatattcaaaatttgagggataaaataggaaattcacattttattattcttcttatatcaaaaccacttttacaacattatttttcacttcttagcctaattattttcaagatttttcatttttaaaaacattttaataactttcaaatgacttgttaggaacctgactttcgtataacacacttaaaacttagcacaaataaagaaatgcatgatcattgtatttaggtgtatgaaacacactatcctaacaagtttttatctttttactaagcaacaaatgtaataaaattaaaacttttgagattttttttacacactatcctatctcaaaagttttaattttattacatttgttgcttagtaaaaagataaaaacttgttaggatagtgtgtttcatacacctaaatacaatgatcatgcatttctttgtttgtgctaagttttaagtgtgttatacgagagtcaggttcctaacaagtcatttgaaagttattaaaatgtttttaaaattgaagaatcttgaaaataattaggataagaagtgaaaaataatattgtaaaagtgattttgatataagaagaagaataaaatgtgaatttcctattttatccctcaaattttgaatattttttaattttttcgtcaaatttaatggtcagggactaaactcgccacttcgcgaataactgagggactaaactcgcatacacccataactcagggactgagtctacactacccctataactcagggactaaagatgtcattttccctacttttaatatagttgctaaatatataaattttatatactaatacttgacataatattatgaaaaatcgaattaaaaataacttcagtcaaactcCGTTAATcaaactagacacataaaaataacttcaggCAAGTTTCTAAGTTCGAGGAGAAACCTGTGCACCTTCTTCCGTTTGAGTCACGGATGATTCCCCCACAAGCTGCTCTGCCATCATCTCTAATTTGGAAATAGAGaataagtttaaaatttttaattaattagtttttggacTTTAAATACATTGGTAATTATTGGCATTATGTATTTGTGTTTCATTTGACTGCCGCTCCAGTTCGATCATATAATATGTGTGACCAGCTGACCATATGCCCACCTAAACACGTAAATATTGAAATTTGGGAGATGGTGAATATAACCTAGGTCACATGCATAAACGcgtgtaaaatatagtaatttaaaaattgatcaattgtcatgaa from Ipomoea triloba cultivar NCNSP0323 chromosome 7, ASM357664v1 encodes:
- the LOC116024878 gene encoding L-ascorbate peroxidase, cytosolic-like, which translates into the protein MGKCYPTVSEEYQKAIDKLRRKLRGFIAEKNCAPLMLRLAWHSAGTYDVSTKTGGPFGTMRLKAEQAHGANNGLDIAVRLLEPFKEQFPIVSYADLYQLAGVVAVEVTGGPEVPFHPGREDKTEPPVEGRLPDATQGNDHLRDVFVKHMGLSDKDIVALSGGHTLGRCHKERSGFEGAWTTNPLIFDNSYFKELLSGEKEGLIQLPTDKALLEDPVFRPLVEKYAADEDAFFSDYAEAHLKLSELGFAEA